In Lycium ferocissimum isolate CSIRO_LF1 chromosome 11, AGI_CSIRO_Lferr_CH_V1, whole genome shotgun sequence, a single genomic region encodes these proteins:
- the LOC132036659 gene encoding uncharacterized protein LOC132036659 — MMAFKKEYLDLFLVPSGLIIMIGYHLYLLYRYLKVPHTTVMGFENNDKRAWVEKIMLDDKKNIDTALTVLGSSLSGATFLASVSLSLSFLIGAWMANKNVFSSELIYGDTRLETMSIKFISLLLCFMLAFSCFVQSSRCFIHANYLISTPDTDIPISYVELAVIKGGDFWSLGLRALYFATPLLLWFFGPIPMFATSIGMVFLLHYLDKNTKQLHRHRSSVKGKQPYERLE, encoded by the exons ATGATGGCTTTCAAAAAAGAGTACCTTGATTTGTTCTTGGTACCAAGTGGTCTAATTATTATGATTGGTTATCATCTCTATTTGCTCTATAGATACCTTAAAGTTCCACATACTACTGTCATGGGGTTTGAAAACAATGACAAAAGAGCTTGGGTTGAAAAAATTATGTTG GATGATAAAAAGAATATTGATACAGCTCTAACTGTTCTAGGATCTAGTCTCTCTGGAGCAACATTCTTGGCATCTGTTTCACTAAGTTTGAGTTTTCTCATTGGAGCTTGGATGGCCAACAAGAATGTTTTTAGCAGTGAATTAATATATGGCGACACAAGATTAGAAACTATGTCCATCAAATTCATTAGCCTGCTACTTTGCTTCATGCTGGCGTTTTCGTGCTTTGTTCAATCTTCGAGGTGCTTCATTCACGCGAATTACCTAATTAGCACGCCTGATACTGATATACCGATTAGCTATGTTGAATTGGCTGTTATTAAGGGAGGTGATTTTTGGTCGCTAGGACTTAGAGCACTTTATTTTGCTACGCCTTTGTTGTTGTGGTTTTTTGGCCCGATTCCTATGTTTGCTACGTCGATTGGAATGGTATTCCTACTCCATTACCTTGACAAGAACACGAAACAATTGCATAGACATCGGTCTTCTGTAAAAGGAAAGCAGCCATACGAGAGACTCGAGTAG